One window of Thermosipho affectus genomic DNA carries:
- a CDS encoding ferredoxin: MKVRVDEATCIGCGVCENLCPDVFKIGDDMKAKVLQPETDLECAKDAADSCPTSAITVEE; encoded by the coding sequence ATGAAAGTTAGAGTAGACGAAGCAACATGTATCGGTTGTGGTGTATGTGAAAATCTTTGTCCAGATGTTTTCAAAATAGGCGACGATATGAAAGCAAAAGTTCTTCAACCAGAAACAGATCTCGAATGCGCAAAAGATGCAGCAGATAGCTGTCCAACATCTGCAATTACAGTTGAAGAGTAA